The Papaver somniferum cultivar HN1 chromosome 3, ASM357369v1, whole genome shotgun sequence genome includes a region encoding these proteins:
- the LOC113356956 gene encoding bifunctional nuclease 2-like, which produces MFGLDCRVCKIPPIFGIVTDRSNVDRHRTSLVFNSSTSSINFCGCCCSSSSSSSLSLQLGCCSSRNRLRNKSNCNRSILKTIISCKASSSGNNSRRRSGFGDERNDDDYVQAFLLYSETIRHYQLRKQGFVEETKLSPFSTQAQYFTPNTTIGHGFLRRFQNPTVFLKIACDGDLLLPIAVGDSAIQNLIDVSREDENADLPSQFQLIKNLGLKLGYEILMVRITERVVNTYYAKIFFRKPGEKIVLSVDARPSDAINVAKRCKVPIFVNKQIVLTDATKIVYGARRRSYSKTAYDVYLDSAAEGPDLLSEELDLLKNMNLAVKEERYKDAALMKFKLTKLRSSGL; this is translated from the exons ATGTTTGGATTAGATTGTAGAGTTTGTAAGATTCCTCCGATTTTTGGGATTGTCACAGACAGATCAAATGTAGATCGTCATCGTACTTCACTAGTGTTTAATTCGTCTACTTCTTCTATTAATTTTTGTGGTTGTTGCTGTTCatcatcgtcttcttcttcattgtcactTCAATTAGGTTGTTGTTCTTCTAGAAATAGACTAAGAAATAAATCTAATTGTAATCGTAGTATATTGAAAACTATAATTTCCTGTAAAGCTTCTTCCTCTGGTAATAACTCTAGACGTAGATCAGGTTTTGGTGATGAACGTAATGATGATGATTATGTTCAAGCGTTTCTCTTATATTCAG AAACTATCAGACACTACCAATTACGGAAACAAGGGTTTGTAGAAGAGACAAAGTTATCTCCGTTTTCAACTCAAGCACAGTACTTTACACCTAATACTACCATAGGACATGGGTTTCTTCGACGTTTTCAGAATCCTACAGTTTTTCTTAAGATTGCCTGCGATGGGGATTTGTTACTACCGATTGCTGTCG GGGATTCTGCAATTCAGAATCTTATAGATGTCTCAAGAGAGGATGAGAATGCG GATCTTCCGAGCCAATTCCAGTTGATTAAAAATCTTGGGTTAAAACTTGGATACGAG aTATTAATGGTACGGATTACAGAGAGAGTTGTTAATACGTACTATGCCAAAATATTTTTCAGAAAG CCAGGGGAAAAAATTGTTCTAAGTGTGGATGCACGGCCATCAGATGCCATAAATGTTGCAAAGAGATGCAAG GTTCCAATTTTCGTAAACAAGCAAATTGTCTTGACAGATGCTACTAAAATTGTTTATGGTGCTAGGAGACGAAGTTACTCGAAAACAGCTTATGACGTATATTTGGACAG TGCCGCGGAAGGGCCAGATTTACTCTCTGAGGAGCTTGATCTTCTTAAGAATATGAATTTAGCTGTCAAGGAGGAAAGATATAAAGACGCAG CACTAATGAAATTCAAGCTCACAAAGCTCCGCTCATCTGGACTTTGA